The Salipiger abyssi sequence CTGATCCCCCCAGAGATGCACTAACTTCCCTCTATCTTGCTGAAAGGAAAGATTATGACGTCCGAATATACCGATGCTGCAACTGCACAACTGGTGCGCGCCGCCAAACTCGAACGCAGCCAGGCTGTCGCCTCGGCCCTGCGTGGTTTTGGCCAGTCGGTCCGCGCCCTGTTCAAGCGCGCACCGTTCGGGAAATCCCAGCACATCTGAGTTTGCCGCTGCGGCCGTCCGGCCGTGGCACGCGATGCAGGGTAAGATCCGCCTCCCTCTGGATCTGGCACGGCCCTGCGCCGATACCGCCCGCTCCGTATCTGCCCCCTGGGCGATACCGGGCATGGCGGGCTCTTTCTCACCCGATATCCCACCGACCGGATCGCGGCGCGCAACAGCGGCGCCGGGCGTTTCTGCGCGCCTGTCGCACACATTGTGTCCTCGGGTCGAGACACGCGCCTGACGCGCCGCCGCTCAGCCGGTCTCTTTTTCGAAAATCGGCATCCCGGCCTTGGCCGCGTTCACACCGCAGGGCCAGCCGCCGTAGAAGGCCACCTGCACCACGAGCCCGCGCAGCTCGTCGGCGGTGACGCCGTTTTCGACCGCGACGCCCATGTGATGGCGCAGCTCCTCGTTCTTGCCGAGCGCCGCCAGCACCGCGCAGGTCACAAGGCTGCGGTCGCGAGGGCTGAGCTCGGGCTGTTTCCAGACATCGTTATAAAGCACCTCGTCGCGCAGCCGCCCGAATTGCGGCACCGCTTCGTAGATCCCCGCATTGCTGTTCCGATCTGCCATGCCATGGCCCCCCTGCCCTGCTGCGATGCAAAAGGCCCGGCCGGATCTCCCGGCCGGGCCGTCCTGTCTCAGAACCCGATGATCGCCTTGACCTCGAGATATTCCTCCATCCCGTAGGCGCCCATCTCGCGGCCATTGCCGGATTTCTTGTAGCCGCCCATCGGCGCCGCCGTATTCGCCGCCGCGCCGTCATAGAACACCCGGCCCGCACGGATCTTGCGGCAGACATCGAGCGCGCGCTCGCGGTCCTTGCCGAAGACATAGCCGCCCAGCCCGTAGCTGGTGTCATTGGCGATGGCGATGGCCTCTTCCACGGTCTTGTAGGTGATGACCGAGGTGACCATGCCAAAGATCTCTTCATTGGCGATGGTGTTCTCGGTGGTCACCGAAAAGATCGTCGGCTGGATATAGAACCCCTTGTCGAGCCCCTCGGGGCGGCCCGGACCGCCGCAGACCAGCCGCGCGCCCTCGTCGATGGCCGACTGGATATAGCCCTGGATGCGCTCGTATTGCGCGCGGTTCACCACCGGGCCATGGGTCGTCTCCGGGTCGTTGGGATCGCCCACTTTCAGCGTCGCCACCGCGTCGGCGAGATAGCCCAGCACCTCTTCGAGATGATCCTCTTGCACCAGGATCCGCGTCGGCGAATGGCAGGACTGGCCGCTATTGGAATAGCCGCGTTTGACGTTGTAATCCGCCGCCGCCTTCAGATCGGCATCGGGCAGGATGATATTGGCCGATTTGCCGCCCAGCTCCTGCGCCACGCGCTTGACCGAGGGCGCCGCCGCCGCCGCCACCAGAACGCCCGCGCGGGTCGAGCCGGTGAAGGACACCACGTCGATATCCTCATGCGCCGAGATCGCGTTGCCGACGCCGGGCCCGTCGCCGTTCACCAGATTGAAGGCCCCGGCGGGCACCCCCGCCTCGTCCGCCACCTCGGCCAGCAACAGCGAGCTGACGGGGGTGAATTCCGAGGGTTTCAGCACCACCGGGCAACCGGCGGCAAAGGCCGAGGAGAGCTTGTTGCAGGCAAGCTGCACCGGCCAGTTCCATGGCGTGATGAGGCCGGCCACGCCGATGGGCTCGTGGCGGATGATATTGATGCCCTCCTGCACCTCGAACTCGTAATCCCTGAGCGAGGTCACCGCCTGTTTCATAGAGGCGAGCCCCGCGCCCACCTGCGCCCGGAGCGAGACCGGCGCGCCCATCTCTTCGGTGAGCGCCGCCATGATGTCGTCTTCGCGCTTCTGATAGACCCCGATGATGGTCTCCAGCAGCTCGATCCGCTCGGCCTTGGTCATCTCGCTGAAGCTCGGGAACACCCGGCGCGCGGCGGCGACCGCGCGGTCGACATCCGCCGGCGAGCCGAGCGCCACGGTGGCATAGACCTCTTCGGTCGCCGGGTTCACCAGCTCGAAGGGGCGGCTCTCGATCGGGTCGACCCAGGCGCCGTCGATATAGAATTTTCCGTAATGTCTCATGTCGTCTCCTGATCCTTCCTGGCGCGCGTCAGTCGAAGACGAACACGCCCTTGCCGATCTTTTGCTGGTCGAACAGCTCATAGGCCTCATGCGCCTGATCGAGCCGGAATTCATGGGTAAAGAGCTTTTCGAGGTCGATGCCGCGCTGCACCACCCATTGGGCGCAGTCGTCCATCATGTTCTTGGAGAAGGTCAGCGAGCCCAGCACGGTTTTCTGAAGCTGGATGATCTCCTGCGTGCTGAAGGAGATATCGCCATAGGCGCCGACCATGCAGGCGGTGCCCCAGCGCTTGACGCATTGAATGGCCTGCCGCCGTGCATCCGGGTTGGAGCTGCATTCGAGGGATTTCGTCGCGCCCTCGCCCCGAATGGTCAGCGCGCGGATCGCCTCTACCGGGTCTTCCTTGAGCGGGTTGACGGTGAAATCGGCGCCGAAATTCTTCGCCATCTGCAAGCGTTCCTCGCCGATATCCAGCGCGATCACCCGCGCGCCGAATTCCTTGGCAAGGATCGTCGCGGCAAGCCCCACCGGCCCCTGCCCGAAAATCGCAACCGTGTCGTCGCCGCAGAGATCCACGCGCTTCACCGCGCCATAGGCCGTGCCTGCCCCGCAGGAAATCGCCGCGCCGGCCTTGAAGGACAGCCCGTCCGGCATCTGGATCGCCGTATGCGCCGGCACCTTCATGAACTGCGCATGCGCGCCGTGGCCGTTCGGCCCGCCATAGATCACCTTGGCGTTGGGGCAAAGCTGGGTCCAGCCCGAGCGGCAATACTGGCAGACCCGGCAGCCGTCGTAATGGTGGATCATCACCCGGTCGCCGACGCTCGCCTCCTGCGGATGCACCGCCTCGCCCACCGCCGAGACCACGCCGCAGGGTTCGTGCCCCTCGATAAAGATCTTGTCCTCGGTCCGCCGGCAGGGCTCGCGCAGGTGGTGCAGGTCGGTGCCGCACATGCCCGAGGCCTTCATGGTGATGACGATCTCGTCCGGCCCCGGCTCGGGATCGGGAAACTCCCGGATCTCCAGCTCGCCCTGCCCCAAAATGACAACGCCCTTCATGCGACACTCCTCCGGTCGTTGGGCCGCCCCGCGAACATGCGATTGCGGCCCTGAATTTCACCAAACCGCCCCTTTGGGGCGGGCTTGTCGGTCAAGACGCAAAATACATGCCAAAGTCATACATATCCGCAGAGGATCAATGCACCGCCGCGTACATGATGCTTTGCTCGGTCGCCTCCGCTGCGCTCATCTCCTCCACGATCTGTCCCTGACGCGCGACAAGGATGCGGTCCGACAGCGACAGGATCTCCGGCAGATAGGAGGAGATCAACACCACCGCGATCCCCTCATCCGCCAGCTTGTTGATCAGGGTGTGAATCTCCACGATAGAGCCCACATCCACCCCGCGCGTCGGTTCGTCGAAGACCACAAGCCGGGGTTTCTGCACCAGCGATTTCGCGATCACCACCTTCTGCTGGTTGCCGCCCGACAGCTCGATCACCTTGGAGGACGGGTTGATCGCGCGGATATCCAGCGCCTTCGTCCACTCCTCCGCCAGATCCTGCGCCTGCGACATCGACACGACCGAGGCCGGGTTCGAGCCCGCCGCCAGCTTGCCCACCATGATATTGTCGCGGATCGACATGGTTTCGAAGAACCCGTCGAGCTTGCGGTCCTCGGTGACATAGACGATGCCGTCGCGCATCGCCGGGCGCGGCACGCGGTAGCGCACCGGCTTGCCGTTCAGCCGCACCTCGCCGCCGTGAAAGACGTTCCGCTTCAGCGCGCCGCAGACGATCTTCATCGTCTCTGTCCGGCCCGAGCCGATCAGCCCGAACATGCCCGTGACCTGCCCGTCATAGATCGAGAAGGAAGAGTTGCGCACCACCTTGCCCATCGACAGGTTGTCGACGCTGAGGATCTTGCTGCGCGAGGTGCGGATCGGCAGCTCCACCCCCTTGCGCGCGCCATACAGCTCGTCCGACAGCCCGCGCCCCACCATCGCCTGAATCACCGTGT is a genomic window containing:
- a CDS encoding RSP_7527 family protein; its protein translation is MTSEYTDAATAQLVRAAKLERSQAVASALRGFGQSVRALFKRAPFGKSQHI
- a CDS encoding carboxymuconolactone decarboxylase family protein, with protein sequence MADRNSNAGIYEAVPQFGRLRDEVLYNDVWKQPELSPRDRSLVTCAVLAALGKNEELRHHMGVAVENGVTADELRGLVVQVAFYGGWPCGVNAAKAGMPIFEKETG
- a CDS encoding aldehyde dehydrogenase family protein; this encodes MRHYGKFYIDGAWVDPIESRPFELVNPATEEVYATVALGSPADVDRAVAAARRVFPSFSEMTKAERIELLETIIGVYQKREDDIMAALTEEMGAPVSLRAQVGAGLASMKQAVTSLRDYEFEVQEGINIIRHEPIGVAGLITPWNWPVQLACNKLSSAFAAGCPVVLKPSEFTPVSSLLLAEVADEAGVPAGAFNLVNGDGPGVGNAISAHEDIDVVSFTGSTRAGVLVAAAAAPSVKRVAQELGGKSANIILPDADLKAAADYNVKRGYSNSGQSCHSPTRILVQEDHLEEVLGYLADAVATLKVGDPNDPETTHGPVVNRAQYERIQGYIQSAIDEGARLVCGGPGRPEGLDKGFYIQPTIFSVTTENTIANEEIFGMVTSVITYKTVEEAIAIANDTSYGLGGYVFGKDRERALDVCRKIRAGRVFYDGAAANTAAPMGGYKKSGNGREMGAYGMEEYLEVKAIIGF
- a CDS encoding zinc-dependent alcohol dehydrogenase family protein, which produces MKGVVILGQGELEIREFPDPEPGPDEIVITMKASGMCGTDLHHLREPCRRTEDKIFIEGHEPCGVVSAVGEAVHPQEASVGDRVMIHHYDGCRVCQYCRSGWTQLCPNAKVIYGGPNGHGAHAQFMKVPAHTAIQMPDGLSFKAGAAISCGAGTAYGAVKRVDLCGDDTVAIFGQGPVGLAATILAKEFGARVIALDIGEERLQMAKNFGADFTVNPLKEDPVEAIRALTIRGEGATKSLECSSNPDARRQAIQCVKRWGTACMVGAYGDISFSTQEIIQLQKTVLGSLTFSKNMMDDCAQWVVQRGIDLEKLFTHEFRLDQAHEAYELFDQQKIGKGVFVFD
- a CDS encoding sugar ABC transporter ATP-binding protein, whose translation is MDTVLELKGATKDFRGVYAIRDIDLKLGRGEVHAILGENGAGKSTLMKSLAGVHQLSAGEIYLDGRSVTFSSPSDALKQGIAMVFQETNLVGSMTVAQNIYLGEEKFLNRLRGLNIRAQTYLLSMNFDVEPTALVSSLGAAQRQMVEVARATHHDAKVIIFDEPTATLTPEEKHHFFGLVKRLKARGASILFITHALEEALTHSDRLTVLRDGQKVAEGAVSDFTRDTVIQAMVGRGLSDELYGARKGVELPIRTSRSKILSVDNLSMGKVVRNSSFSIYDGQVTGMFGLIGSGRTETMKIVCGALKRNVFHGGEVRLNGKPVRYRVPRPAMRDGIVYVTEDRKLDGFFETMSIRDNIMVGKLAAGSNPASVVSMSQAQDLAEEWTKALDIRAINPSSKVIELSGGNQQKVVIAKSLVQKPRLVVFDEPTRGVDVGSIVEIHTLINKLADEGIAVVLISSYLPEILSLSDRILVARQGQIVEEMSAAEATEQSIMYAAVH